From one Mustelus asterias chromosome 2, sMusAst1.hap1.1, whole genome shotgun sequence genomic stretch:
- the LOC144507915 gene encoding frizzled-1-like — MAVSNCFHLDLGKVASARWLLALHLLLLLQAPGAVRPQGQYNSERGISIPDHGFCQPISIPLCTDIAYNQTIMPNLLGHTNQEDAGLEVHQFYPLVKVQCSPELKFFLCSMYAPVCTVLEQAIPPCRSLCERARQGCEALMNKFGFQWPESLRCENFPVHGSLDLCVGQNNTERGSPTLDPTQSLPEPGPGTGTVYPRGPLPPPPSSPHQHFVCPRVLKVPGYLNYRFLGEKDCGAPCEPGRGHGLMYFGPEELRFARVWIGIWSVLCCASTLFTVLTYLVDMPRFSYPERPIIFLSGCYTMVAVAYIAGFLLEERAVCNERFADDGYRTVAQGTKKEGCTILFMMLYFFGMASSIWWVILSLTWFLAAGMKWGHEAIEANSQYFHLAAWAVPAIKTITILAVGQVDGDVLSGVCFVGLHNVDALRGFVLAPLFVYLFIGTSFLLAGFVSLFRIRTIMKHDGTKTEKLEKLMVRIGVFSVLYTVPATIVIACYFYEQAFRPQWQRSWVGQACKAYAIPCPRAPRPPMRPDFTVYMIKYLMTLIVGITSGFWIWSGKTLHSWRKFYTRLTNSKHGETTV; from the coding sequence ATGGCTGTGAGTAATTGTTTCCATCTGGATCTGGGCAAAGTTGCGAGCGCTCGCTGGCTGCTGGCGCTtcatctgctgctgctgctgcaggcTCCGGGAGCGGTCCGGCCACAGGGACAGTACAACAGCGAGAGGGGCATCTCCATCCCCGACCACGGCTTCTGCCAGCCCATCTCCATCCCGCTGTGCACGGACATCGCGTACAACCAGACCATCATGCCCAACCTGCTGGGGCACACCAACCAGGAGGACGCGGGCCTGGAGGTGCACCAGTTCTACCCGCTGGTCAAGGTGCAGTGCTCGCCCGAGCTCAAGTTCTTCCTGTGCTCCATGTACGCGCCGGTGTGCACGGTGCTGGAGCAGGCCATCCCGCCCTGCCGCTCGCTGTGCGAGCGGGCCCGCCAGGGCTGCGAGGCGCTGATGAACAAGTTCGGCTTCCAGTGGCCCGAGAGCCTGCGCTGCGAGAACTTCCCGGTGCACGGCTCCCTCGACCTGTGCGTGGGCCAGAACAACACGGAGCGGGGCAGCCCGACCCTGGACCCCACCCAGTCGCTGCCCGAGCCCGGCCCGGGGACCGGCACCGTCTACCCGCGGGGCCCGCTGCCGCCGCCGCCGTCGTCGCCGCACCAGCACTTTGTGTGCCCGCGGGTGCTGAAGGTGCCCGGCTACCTCAACTACCGCTTCCTGGGCGAGAAGGACTGCGGCGCCCCCTGCGAGCCGGGCCGCGGGCACGGCCTCATGTACTTCGGGCCCGAGGAGCTGCGCTTCGCCCGCGTCTGGATCGGCATCTGGTCGGTGCTGTGCTGCGCCTCCACCCTCTTCACCGTGCTCACCTACCTGGTGGACATGCCGCGCTTCAGCTACCCCGAGCGGCCCATCATCTTCCTGTCGGGCTGCTACACCATGGTGGCCGTGGCCTACATCGCCGGCTTCCTGCTGGAGGAGCGGGCGGTGTGCAACGAGCGCTTCGCCGACGACGGCTACCGCACCGTGGCGCAGGGCACCAAGAAGGAGGGCTGCACCATCCTCTTCATGATGCTCTACTTCTTCGGCATGGCCAGCTCCATCTGGTGGGTCATCCTCTCCCTCACCTGGTTCCTGGCGGCCGGCATGAAGTGGGGCCACGAGGCCATCGAGGCCAACTCGCAGTACTTCCACCTGGCGGCCTGGGCCGTGCCGGCCATCAAGACCATCACCATCCTGGCCGTGGGCCAGGTGGACGGCGACGTGCTGAGCGGGGTCTGCTTCGTGGGCCTGCACAACGTGGACGCGCTGCGGGGCTTCGTGCTGGCGCCGCTCTTCGTCTACCTCTTCATCGGCACCTCCTTCCTGCTGGCCGGCTTCGTCTCCCTGTTCCGCATCCGCACCATCATGAAGCACGACGGCACCAAGACCGAGAAGCTGGAGAAGCTGATGGTGCGCATCGGCGTCTTCAGCGTGCTCTACACCGTGCCCGCCACCATCGTCATCGCCTGCTATTTCTACGAGCAGGCCTTCCGCCCGCAGTGGCAGCGCAGCTGGGTCGGCCAGGCGTGCAAGGCGTACGCCATCCCCTGCCCCCGCGCCCCGCGCCCGCCCATGCGGCCCGACTTCACCGTCTACATGATCAAGTACCTCATGACCCTCATCGTGGGCATCACCTCTGGCTTCTGGATCTGGTCGGGCAAGACTCTGCACTCGTGGCGCAAGTTCTACACCAGACTGACGAACAGCAAACACGGCGAGACCACGGTGTGA